The Cyclobacterium amurskyense genome contains the following window.
ATCCAAAAATAATCTTCAGAAGATTTTACCAGGTTATTTAGAGTACTTGTCCTCTCAAGGATTTCAAACGGCATTATTATAAGACATGGTAGGTCAAGCAGCCCTTTTTATCGTGATTTTGGTTACCCTGATGTATGCTGCCTTGTCCTTATTGCTTCGCTTCAAATTTAAAGAATACAGCAATGTTGTGGAGGAAATGCCTTTTATATCAGTTCTCCTTCCATGTCGCAATGAAGCCGATAACCTTCAGGATTGCCTCAAAGCGCTTGAAAATATAGATTACCCATCAGAAAAAATCACGTTTTTGGTCGCTGATGACCATAGCGAGGATGAAACTGCCGAAATTTTACAGAATTGGACTTCTAAAGCTGAAAACAGAATTTTGGTACCTTTTAAGAAGAGGCCTGAAAAAGGACAAAATGGGAAGGCCTTGGCATTGGCTGTAATGGCAAACCGAGTAATATCGGGGTTATTGGTTTTTACAGATGCTGATTGCATTGTGCCAACATCCTGGTGCAGGTCCTTTGTACAGGCGTATAGTAAAGATTATGGGCTGGTTACTGGTATCACTACCGTAGCAGGAGATCGCTTGTTTGACCGCATGCAGGCTTTGGATTGGTGGCTTACTTTGGGTAAGGTAAAAGTAGTGTCAGATGCGGGCTACTCCCTGACGGCCATGGGTAATAATATGGCCATGGAAAAGGAGGCCTATTTAAAAGTAGGTGGATTTAACTCCGTTGTGCAAGAGGTTACTGAGGACCTGGCCATTTCCAAGGCTTTGTATAACAAGGGATACCGGCCGATTCATGTGGTAAATAAAGCCTCTTTGGTGAAAACAAAAGCTGAAAAAACAATAAAGGGTTTGCTCCATCAGCGCAAAAGATGGATGCGTGGAGCCTTTTTACTACCATTGATCTGGCAGGTTTTGCTGGGACTACAGGTGGTTTTTTACATTGGCTTATTGATTGGAATCTATTATGTTCCCTTGTGGACAATAGGATTCTGGTTGATTAAAATTTTCTTTCAGTCAATATTTATAAGCACTTTTTCCATGAAAACTGGAATTAAAATCCGATTTTTAGACTTTATATACTTTGAAATTTATAATTGGTGGGTGAGTTGGGCAACAGTAATTTTTTACTTTTGTCCTGTGGCCCTTACCTGGAAAAACCGAAGCTATTTATGAAATTTATAGAAACCCATGCCCATATATACAGTAAAAAATTTAGTGAAGACGTTGAGGAGGTTGTTCAAAGAGCCAACGATTCAGGAATAGCTAAAATTTTTATGCCCAATATAGACCTGGATTCTATAGACGGCATGTTGGCATTGGAGCAGAAGTTTCCCAATGTTTGCTATTCCATGTTGGGCTTGCATCCTTGTGATGTGGACAAAGACTTTGAAAAAACCTTGTCCGAGATGGAAAAATGGTGGGATAAACACACATTTCACGGAGTGGGAGAGACGGGCATTGATTTGTATTGGGACAAAACGCACTTGGAGGAACAAAAAGCTTCTCTCAAAGTACATGTTGATTGGGCCAAAGAAAAGCAACTACCATTGATTTTACATTGCAGGGAATCTTTGGATGAAACATTGGATTTGATCGGTCCTTTGTGTGATAAAAATCTTTCGGGAATTTTTCATTGTTTTTCAGGAACGGTGGAGCAAGCCAGGCAGATCATAGAAATGGGGTTTTATTTGGGAATAGGAGGCACACTCACTTACAAGAACAGTGAGGTAGGTGCTGTAATTAAAGAGTTGGGGCTTGAGCATTTGGTTCTTGAGACAGACAGTCCTTTCCTTTCTCCTGTTCCTTTCAGAGGGAAAAGGAATTCCCCTGAGTACATTCCTTATATTGCTGAAAAAATGGCGGAATTTACCGGAACAAGTGTCTCAGAAGTGTCAGAAATAACAAATAGGAATGCATTAAAAGTTTTCAAATTGCTTCCCGATGAATTATAAGATTGTAAGGCTCAACACAGCGGCGAAAAAGGAAATTGAACACTCTGTATTGATTATTTATACAGGAGGTACTTTGGGTATGGCTTATGATGAAAATGGGGCTTTGGTGCCGTTTAATTTCGGTAAAATCCTTGAAAAGATACCTAACCTGAATAACCTGAACATTAGTATTACGGTAATTTCATTTCCGGAGCCCATTGATTCCTCCAATATCAACCTGAACCATTGGGTGGACATGGCCTATATCATTTACGAAAACTACGATACCTACGATGGCTTTGTGGTACTGCACGGTACGGACACCATGGCCTACAGTGCCTCTATGCTTAGCTTTATGCTTAAAGGGCTAAATAAACCTGTGATTTTTACCGGTGCCCAACTTCCGATTAGTGCGATGCGTTCCGATGCTAGGGAAAACCTGATGACCTCTTTGGAAATAGCCATTTCCAAAGCAAATGGTAAACCCATTGTACCAGAGGTGTGCATCTTCTTTAACCACATGTTATTACGCGGCAACCGGGCTAAAAAGGTTCAAAGCGTCCATTTTGATGCCTTTGAGTCAGAAAATTATCCTCCTCTTGCCGAATCCGGCATTATCATAGATTATAACTATGCAAGCATTAGGCCTTATGAGGAAGGTAAAAAACTTCGCTATCTCAACAAACTTGACAATAGTGTGATGGTATTGAAATTGTTTCCTGGGATTACTGTGCAGGTAATCGAACATTGCCTCAATATGAAAGGCTTAAAAGGGGTAGTGTTGGAAACCTATGGTTCAGGAAACAGTCCTAGCGAAAGTTGGTTTATCAAAGCCATGGAAGCGGCAGTGGATAGGGGGATTTTGATTTTAAATGTTTCCCAATGCAACGGTGGTAGGGTAATACAAGGAAGATACCAGACCAGTATGGATCTAAAAAGGGTTGGGGTTTTAAGTGGTGCAGACATTACTACAGAGGCCGCGGTTACCAAAATGATGTTCCTTTTGGCGAACGAATCTGACGAAACGGAAATCAAGCGCAAGCTAATGATGCCTTTGGCAGGAGAAATGTCAGTTTTGAACCAATAATGGAGGAATTAGCAATGAGTTGACGATCAATCTTATAGCATTGATAGCGTAATTTTTGTTTAAATACCTCGATTTTTTTCTTGAATAAAGAGTTAAATAACTTGCAAGAACTGATTTTTATAATTTTCTTTGTCGGCTCAATGAAACGAAATATTTCCACAGAGAGGTGTCCGAGTGGTTTAAGGAGCACGCTTGGAAAGCGTGTATACTAGCAATGGTATCGAGGGTTCGAATCCCTTCCTCTCTTCAAAAAGCCAACTTTAGCAATAAAGTTGGCTTTTCTTTTTTTAGGGGTGCTTATTGGTGTGTTGATTTTTACCAGCAGTTTGAGATTGATTGCATCTACACCTTCCTATCTAATGAAGCGGTGCCTCAGAAAGAGGGCGAACTTTGGGGTTGGGAATAGTAGAAAAATTTGAAAATCACCTGTGTTCCATTGCAAAAGATTACCTTAGAAAAGAAGGCCTACTTGAAGTGGGGTTGAAATAGAATCACGATTTAAGAGTCCAGGTATTTACGGGACACAAATACACTTCAACGACCGAGAAATACAGCCAGGACGAGGTGGAAGAGCTGAAATGGGCGATGTTGAAATATCATCCGCTGAAATGAAACCCACAAATCCCAAAAAAACGTTAACTTTATGAGGACGATACGTTATTGAGAAATGGACATCAAAGCAGAAAAATTATACCTGATAGAACAGCTGGCAAGACTGGATGATATAAAGGTAATACAGCAGATCAAAGATATATTGAATTCCCAGAAAGAACCAATAGCCGGTTATAAACCGGACGGCGGCCCCATCACCAAGTCAGAATTGGTAGCCAGAGCAAGAGATTCAAATAAAGCCATCAAAGAAGGAAGGGTGATCAGTATTGAAGATCTGGAAAAGGAATCGGAAAACTGGTAAGTAGGATGAATGTTTTAATCACCGAGCCGGCCAAAGAATCATTGAAAGAAATTTGTAAACACTACAGAAGTTTGGAGTTCAATTCTTATGCTATAAAGGTAAGAAAAACGATACTTGGAAAAGCCAAGAGTTTATCGGACAACCCGGAAAGAGGGCAGAAAGAAGAAACATTAAAATCCCTCGATCAGGGCCATCGCTATTTACTGGTCGAATCCCACTTTAAAATCATTTACCTGATAGACGAAAAACGGGTCATAGTGACAGATATATTTGACACCCACCAGCATCCCAAAAATATGCTCAAAGGGAACCAGTAATGTCGAATTAATATACTGCGTAGGTACGGGAAGTTTGCTGCAGGATTTCATTCATTCGCATGGAAATCGGTGTTCCCCGGCTGGGTGTAGAATGCTCTACACCCTTTTATTCCTAACTTACTTTGAAGACGAAATCTGTTATATGCCATTTGCAATGGCATCGGATAGACCCCCTTTAGTAAACAAATGGACAAAAATTTGAATACTGCTTGACTAAAATTTTGAGAACCTATCCAAATTAACGACATCTTGTTCGGTTACTCGGGCAGCATTTATTTGTAATTCAATCAAGGAAAGACTATTCTTTGTTATGTGCGGTTCACGAAATAAGAGATCAGGAAATCGAGCATGACGAAATCGTCAAGTCAATGGATGGTTATCGTGGCGAGATTCCACACCAATAAACCAGGGCAAGTTCTGACCATTAAAAACAATTATAAACAGATGAAATTATGCTGGATTAGAAGGTTTGATAACCTTGGATCTTTGGTAATTCCGTCCAATTCCAATTACATATTGGAAAGGATAGAAGGGTGTTTTGCCAACTACACCCAGCTTACGAAGGCATAAACTACACCTAGTGGAGGCAAAGTATTGATTTGATTATACTGGAACAGAAATGAATCCGTCTCAAGCGAGAATTTTGTCATTGAAAATGTTGGTATTAAGCAAACTAAATTTAATTCAAAAATCGTTGACTTTATGGATACCGTGGGAAAAATAGACATAAAAAAGGAATTAAGGACACTGATTGAGCAGGAAAATAACCTTCATGTTTTAGAGGAGATAAAGACATTGCTTGTTAAGTCCAGTTTAGATCCTAACCTCAGGGAAAAACTAACGTCAAGAGCTTTAAAAGCTGAAGAAGATATTAAAGCAGGTAAGGTTTATACTAGG
Protein-coding sequences here:
- a CDS encoding glycosyltransferase; this encodes MVGQAALFIVILVTLMYAALSLLLRFKFKEYSNVVEEMPFISVLLPCRNEADNLQDCLKALENIDYPSEKITFLVADDHSEDETAEILQNWTSKAENRILVPFKKRPEKGQNGKALALAVMANRVISGLLVFTDADCIVPTSWCRSFVQAYSKDYGLVTGITTVAGDRLFDRMQALDWWLTLGKVKVVSDAGYSLTAMGNNMAMEKEAYLKVGGFNSVVQEVTEDLAISKALYNKGYRPIHVVNKASLVKTKAEKTIKGLLHQRKRWMRGAFLLPLIWQVLLGLQVVFYIGLLIGIYYVPLWTIGFWLIKIFFQSIFISTFSMKTGIKIRFLDFIYFEIYNWWVSWATVIFYFCPVALTWKNRSYL
- a CDS encoding TatD family hydrolase; this translates as MKFIETHAHIYSKKFSEDVEEVVQRANDSGIAKIFMPNIDLDSIDGMLALEQKFPNVCYSMLGLHPCDVDKDFEKTLSEMEKWWDKHTFHGVGETGIDLYWDKTHLEEQKASLKVHVDWAKEKQLPLILHCRESLDETLDLIGPLCDKNLSGIFHCFSGTVEQARQIIEMGFYLGIGGTLTYKNSEVGAVIKELGLEHLVLETDSPFLSPVPFRGKRNSPEYIPYIAEKMAEFTGTSVSEVSEITNRNALKVFKLLPDEL
- a CDS encoding asparaginase codes for the protein MNYKIVRLNTAAKKEIEHSVLIIYTGGTLGMAYDENGALVPFNFGKILEKIPNLNNLNISITVISFPEPIDSSNINLNHWVDMAYIIYENYDTYDGFVVLHGTDTMAYSASMLSFMLKGLNKPVIFTGAQLPISAMRSDARENLMTSLEIAISKANGKPIVPEVCIFFNHMLLRGNRAKKVQSVHFDAFESENYPPLAESGIIIDYNYASIRPYEEGKKLRYLNKLDNSVMVLKLFPGITVQVIEHCLNMKGLKGVVLETYGSGNSPSESWFIKAMEAAVDRGILILNVSQCNGGRVIQGRYQTSMDLKRVGVLSGADITTEAAVTKMMFLLANESDETEIKRKLMMPLAGEMSVLNQ
- a CDS encoding type II toxin-antitoxin system RelE/ParE family toxin, whose amino-acid sequence is MNVLITEPAKESLKEICKHYRSLEFNSYAIKVRKTILGKAKSLSDNPERGQKEETLKSLDQGHRYLLVESHFKIIYLIDEKRVIVTDIFDTHQHPKNMLKGNQ